One Acutalibacter muris DNA window includes the following coding sequences:
- a CDS encoding citrate/2-methylcitrate synthase produces MSIYSEIRPEIKSLAKSCIDNSRIDPELYTRYDVKRGLRDLNGKGVLTGLTNISEIVSSKTVDGRSVPCEGKLYFRGYDVEELIRRQPKEDNFGYERIAYLLLFGDYPDGSQLAEFCELLSFYRTLPTSFVRDIIMKAPSGDMMNTLARSVLTLYSYDEDAEDISIPNVLRQCLQLIALFPLLSVYGYQAYRHYHDGQSLFIHQPDPKLSTAENILRILRPDCKYTALEAKVLDIALILHADHGGGNNSTFTTHVVTSSGTDTYSAIAAALGSLKGPKHGGANIKVVQMFEDIKAHVKDWEDDEEISAYLLKLLHREAFDRSGLIYGMGHAVYSISDPRAKTMASFVEGLSREKGRTAEYKLYENVERLAVKAITKDRKIYKGVSANVDFYSGFIYSMLDLPMELYTPIFAISRIAGWSAHRIEELVGSGKIIRPSYKAVQEHREFE; encoded by the coding sequence ATGTCCATCTATTCCGAGATAAGGCCGGAGATAAAGTCCCTGGCAAAGAGCTGTATAGACAACAGCCGCATCGACCCGGAGCTGTACACCCGCTACGACGTAAAGCGCGGCCTTCGCGATCTTAACGGCAAGGGCGTGCTCACGGGCCTGACAAATATTTCAGAGATAGTTTCCTCAAAAACCGTGGACGGGAGGTCCGTCCCCTGCGAGGGCAAGCTGTACTTTAGGGGCTACGACGTGGAGGAGCTTATCCGCCGCCAGCCCAAGGAGGACAACTTCGGCTATGAACGCATAGCGTACCTGCTGCTCTTCGGGGACTATCCCGACGGTTCCCAACTAGCGGAGTTCTGCGAGCTCCTCTCCTTCTACCGCACCCTGCCCACCAGTTTTGTCCGGGACATTATCATGAAGGCTCCCAGCGGCGACATGATGAACACTTTGGCAAGGAGCGTGCTCACTCTATATTCATATGACGAGGACGCCGAGGATATTTCTATTCCCAATGTCCTTAGGCAGTGTTTGCAGCTTATCGCACTGTTCCCCCTCTTGTCCGTCTACGGCTATCAGGCCTATAGGCACTATCATGACGGCCAGAGCCTGTTTATCCACCAGCCCGACCCAAAGCTTTCCACGGCTGAAAATATCCTGCGAATACTGCGCCCAGACTGCAAATACACGGCTCTGGAGGCGAAGGTCCTGGACATAGCCCTGATACTTCACGCCGACCACGGCGGCGGCAACAATTCCACCTTTACCACCCACGTGGTGACCTCCTCCGGCACGGACACCTACTCGGCCATCGCGGCGGCCCTGGGCTCATTGAAGGGCCCGAAGCACGGAGGCGCGAACATAAAGGTGGTGCAGATGTTCGAGGACATCAAGGCCCACGTGAAGGACTGGGAGGACGACGAGGAGATAAGCGCCTATCTTTTGAAGCTTCTGCACAGGGAGGCCTTTGACAGGTCCGGCCTTATCTATGGCATGGGCCACGCGGTATATTCCATCTCTGACCCCCGCGCCAAGACCATGGCGAGCTTCGTGGAGGGGCTCTCAAGAGAGAAGGGGCGCACAGCTGAATACAAGCTTTACGAGAACGTGGAGCGCCTGGCCGTAAAGGCTATCACGAAGGACCGCAAGATATATAAGGGCGTCTCGGCAAACGTGGACTTCTACAGCGGCTTTATCTACAGTATGCTGGATCTGCCCATGGAGCTGTACACCCCCATCTTCGCCATCTCAAGGATAGCCGGCTGGAGCGCCCACCGTATTGAGGAGCTTGTAGGCAGCGGTAAGATTATCCGGCCCTCCTATAAAGCTGTACAGGAGCACAGGGAGTTTGAGTAA
- the leuA gene encoding 2-isopropylmalate synthase, with the protein MNLGYRKYRPFEPLSFPERTWPDKAITKAPAWCSVDLRDGNQALINPMNLEQKLEFFQLLCDIGFKEIEVGFPSASETEYEILRALIDQDLIPEDVTIQVLVQAREHLIRKTFEAIDGAKNVIVHFYNSTSTLQRRVVFNTDMQGVIDIAVNGARLIRKLTEEITANSDINIRYEYSPESFSGTEMDNAVLICDRVLEELGATPENRVIINLPNTVEMCTPNTYADQIEYCCRNMKHRDSAIISLHPHNDRGTATAATELGIMAGAERVEGTIFGNGERTGNSDIMNLAMNMYSQGVDPKLDFSHMNHIKEVYERCTELKVHPRHPYAGKLVFTAFSGSHQDAINKGVNAMQKENNPYWEVPYLPIDPADLGRQYEPIVRINSQSGKGGAAFVMHQSFGYVLPKAMHPEFGRLVKKDCDEKGREISAQEVFDIFNREYLDVHEPYDLISYKIFEENGGDGKVIVDFEGTIRHDHVTKDISGKGNGPIDAFFNAIKAVGLEHYEFVSYSEHAISSGADSKAVSYIELKHGDERLFGVGVDSNISIASIKGIICAINRNLRV; encoded by the coding sequence ATGAACCTCGGCTACCGCAAGTACAGGCCCTTTGAACCCCTCTCCTTCCCGGAGCGCACCTGGCCCGACAAGGCCATCACCAAGGCCCCCGCGTGGTGCAGCGTTGACCTGCGCGACGGCAACCAGGCCCTTATCAATCCCATGAACCTGGAGCAGAAGCTGGAATTCTTCCAGCTGCTGTGCGACATCGGTTTCAAGGAAATAGAGGTGGGGTTCCCCTCGGCCTCGGAGACCGAGTATGAGATACTCAGAGCCCTTATCGACCAGGACCTGATACCCGAGGACGTGACCATCCAGGTGCTGGTCCAGGCCAGAGAGCACCTTATCCGCAAGACCTTCGAGGCCATTGACGGCGCGAAGAACGTGATAGTGCACTTTTATAACTCCACGTCTACCTTACAGCGCCGGGTGGTGTTCAACACGGATATGCAGGGGGTCATAGACATTGCCGTAAACGGCGCCAGGCTTATCCGAAAGCTCACCGAGGAGATAACCGCGAATTCCGACATTAACATCAGATATGAATACTCCCCGGAGAGCTTCTCCGGCACGGAGATGGACAATGCCGTGCTCATCTGCGACAGGGTCCTGGAGGAGCTGGGGGCCACGCCGGAGAACAGGGTCATTATAAACCTGCCCAACACCGTGGAGATGTGCACCCCCAATACCTACGCCGACCAGATAGAATACTGCTGCAGGAACATGAAGCACCGGGACAGCGCCATCATAAGCCTGCACCCCCACAATGACCGTGGCACCGCCACCGCCGCCACGGAGCTGGGCATAATGGCCGGGGCCGAGCGGGTGGAGGGCACCATCTTCGGCAACGGCGAGCGCACGGGCAACTCTGATATTATGAACCTTGCCATGAATATGTATTCACAGGGTGTGGACCCGAAGCTGGATTTCAGCCATATGAACCATATTAAAGAGGTATACGAGCGCTGCACTGAGCTGAAGGTACACCCCAGGCACCCCTACGCGGGCAAGCTGGTGTTCACGGCCTTCAGCGGCTCCCACCAGGACGCGATAAACAAGGGCGTGAACGCCATGCAGAAGGAGAATAACCCCTACTGGGAGGTGCCGTACCTGCCCATAGACCCGGCAGATTTAGGGCGGCAGTATGAGCCCATCGTGCGCATAAACAGCCAGTCCGGCAAGGGCGGCGCGGCCTTTGTGATGCACCAGAGCTTCGGCTATGTGCTCCCGAAGGCCATGCACCCGGAGTTCGGGAGGCTTGTTAAAAAGGACTGCGACGAGAAGGGCAGGGAGATAAGCGCCCAGGAGGTGTTCGATATCTTCAATAGGGAGTACCTGGACGTGCACGAGCCCTATGACCTTATAAGCTATAAGATATTCGAGGAGAACGGCGGTGACGGCAAGGTTATCGTGGACTTTGAGGGCACCATCCGCCACGACCACGTTACCAAGGACATTTCCGGCAAGGGCAACGGGCCCATAGACGCCTTCTTCAACGCCATTAAGGCCGTGGGCCTTGAGCATTATGAGTTCGTAAGCTACAGCGAGCACGCCATATCAAGCGGCGCGGACTCCAAGGCTGTGTCCTACATCGAGCTTAAGCACGGGGACGAGCGGCTCTTTGGCGTGGGGGTGGACAGCAATATCAGCATAGCGTCCATAAAGGGCATAATCTGTGCCATAAACCGCAACCTGCGGGTATAA
- a CDS encoding VanW family protein, with protein MAKKNGRLEWRRIGALAAAVMLALTLGACKGKGEESSSEIEGPEISDTSVFPEGTEIGGVNIGGKTEEEALEIAKGAMKEAIDGLEISVTFQDDTVSLSGDDFAIKDVLELSLPDMLKSGKAEKYELPFVADLSAEGERKLTEAAKACFVEGKDASIEKFDTEAQKFIFTDEQPGKRVDMTATLRNVRQLLAQKHGGLLQAEFVESKPKVTKKYLEENFKLLSTYSTESTNNSNGNSNMALALSHVNGTILQPGQEFSYNGTIGDSTDPGAGWLPAGGLVGGMSVQVYGGGICQGSTTIYNAALMAGMEIVERDCHAIPSSYCPIGLDATVDYGSIDFRFRNSLKNPVYIASWMDGVILTVNFYGVFPEEWDDIQLGSEQTGYEPPRDTVEFEVDGSLQKGQYVRKTGGNPGYYASAWRTYYKNGESVRTESLPDSYYGSTGKRYKVGPGTDTSKVDTSKESGSTDPKATATPSPTPAPKPKPTQGPTPVPPPVETPEPTQAPTPEPTEPPVVEPTPEPPVDGGETGE; from the coding sequence ATGGCGAAAAAGAACGGACGGTTGGAGTGGAGAAGGATAGGGGCCCTTGCGGCGGCGGTGATGCTCGCCCTTACCCTGGGCGCCTGCAAGGGCAAGGGCGAGGAGTCCAGCAGCGAGATAGAGGGTCCAGAGATAAGCGATACATCGGTGTTCCCAGAGGGCACGGAGATAGGCGGGGTCAATATTGGGGGTAAGACCGAGGAGGAGGCCCTGGAGATAGCCAAGGGAGCCATGAAGGAGGCCATAGACGGCCTGGAGATTAGCGTGACCTTCCAGGACGACACAGTGTCTCTTTCGGGTGACGACTTTGCGATAAAGGACGTGCTGGAGCTTTCTCTGCCGGATATGCTAAAAAGCGGTAAGGCGGAGAAATATGAGCTGCCCTTTGTGGCCGATCTCTCTGCCGAGGGCGAGCGCAAGCTGACAGAAGCGGCCAAGGCCTGCTTTGTAGAGGGCAAGGACGCTTCGATTGAGAAGTTCGACACGGAGGCCCAGAAGTTCATATTTACAGACGAGCAGCCAGGTAAGCGGGTGGACATGACGGCCACCCTTAGAAATGTGCGCCAGCTGCTGGCCCAGAAGCACGGCGGACTCCTCCAGGCCGAGTTTGTGGAGAGCAAGCCCAAGGTTACAAAGAAGTATCTTGAGGAAAACTTTAAGCTGCTGTCCACCTACAGCACCGAATCCACCAACAACTCCAACGGCAACAGCAATATGGCCCTGGCTCTCTCCCATGTAAACGGCACCATTTTGCAGCCGGGCCAGGAGTTCTCCTATAACGGAACCATCGGCGACAGCACCGACCCGGGTGCCGGTTGGCTGCCGGCGGGCGGCCTTGTGGGCGGCATGAGCGTGCAGGTCTACGGCGGCGGCATCTGCCAGGGCTCCACCACCATATATAACGCCGCCTTAATGGCGGGTATGGAGATAGTGGAAAGGGACTGCCACGCCATCCCCTCCAGCTACTGCCCCATAGGCCTGGACGCCACGGTAGACTATGGGAGCATAGATTTCAGGTTCAGGAACAGCCTGAAGAACCCGGTGTACATCGCCTCCTGGATGGACGGCGTTATCCTGACGGTGAACTTCTACGGAGTGTTCCCCGAGGAGTGGGACGATATCCAGCTGGGGTCCGAGCAGACAGGCTATGAGCCCCCCAGGGACACGGTGGAATTCGAGGTGGACGGCTCCCTGCAGAAGGGCCAGTATGTGCGCAAGACCGGCGGCAACCCCGGGTACTATGCCAGCGCCTGGCGGACCTATTATAAGAATGGCGAGTCCGTGCGCACTGAGAGCCTGCCTGATTCCTACTATGGCTCTACGGGAAAGAGGTACAAGGTGGGCCCGGGTACGGACACCTCCAAGGTGGACACCAGCAAGGAGAGTGGCAGCACAGACCCCAAGGCCACGGCCACGCCCTCTCCCACACCCGCGCCGAAGCCAAAGCCGACCCAGGGCCCGACTCCTGTGCCGCCCCCGGTGGAAACCCCGGAGCCCACCCAGGCCCCAACTCCCGAGCCCACTGAGCCGCCGGTGGTGGAGCCCACCCCGGAGCCCCCGGTGGACGGTGGGGAGACCGGCGAATAA
- a CDS encoding GNAT family N-acetyltransferase, with protein MKDISLCIMTRELCHELYKGWENDPDIYMDMDLFEPYQYNENAVNRYFDSKQDSSRVLFAIIKDDKPIGEIQLKQINYKSKECTLSIHMQNDDVKGHGYGSCAERLILQYAFNVLGMVAVNADTVIKNTRSQHVLEKVGFQYIREADGFKYYRYVR; from the coding sequence ATGAAAGACATATCTCTATGTATTATGACCAGAGAGCTTTGCCACGAATTATATAAAGGTTGGGAGAATGATCCTGACATATATATGGACATGGATTTGTTTGAGCCTTACCAATATAATGAGAACGCAGTAAACAGATATTTTGACTCCAAGCAGGATTCCTCCCGTGTCCTTTTTGCAATTATAAAAGATGACAAACCAATAGGAGAGATTCAACTAAAGCAAATCAATTACAAGAGCAAAGAATGCACATTAAGTATTCATATGCAAAATGACGACGTAAAAGGGCATGGATATGGCTCCTGTGCAGAACGGTTAATTTTGCAGTACGCTTTTAATGTTTTGGGAATGGTCGCAGTAAATGCTGATACAGTTATAAAGAATACTCGGAGCCAACACGTTCTTGAAAAAGTAGGATTTCAGTATATAAGAGAAGCTGACGGATTTAAGTATTATCGGTATGTGAGATAA
- a CDS encoding N-acetylmuramoyl-L-alanine amidase family protein has protein sequence MPIRVFIDQGHNPQGVNAGAEGNGLREQDVTYVVGRALADMLREDPRFAVRLSRNTPTESLGTSNATSLAARVQRANSWPANYFVSIHCNSNPNPAINGSEVYVYQEATQAFWLGQHIIQGLVQEAGTRDNGVRVNSSLYVLRRTSMPAVLVELGYLSNPGDAMKLREDPRSFARGIYVGMLSYFGFA, from the coding sequence GTGCCTATTCGCGTGTTTATAGACCAGGGCCATAACCCGCAGGGGGTGAACGCCGGGGCCGAGGGCAACGGTCTTCGGGAGCAGGACGTGACCTATGTTGTCGGAAGGGCTCTGGCGGATATGCTGAGGGAGGACCCGAGATTCGCCGTAAGGCTTTCACGAAACACTCCAACGGAGAGCCTTGGCACCAGCAACGCTACCAGTTTGGCCGCCCGGGTGCAGAGGGCCAATTCCTGGCCCGCCAATTACTTTGTGAGCATACACTGCAACTCAAACCCAAACCCGGCCATAAACGGCTCCGAGGTGTACGTATACCAGGAGGCCACCCAGGCCTTCTGGCTGGGTCAGCACATTATCCAGGGCCTTGTGCAGGAGGCGGGCACCAGGGACAATGGTGTGCGGGTGAACTCCTCGCTGTATGTGCTGAGAAGGACCAGTATGCCCGCGGTGCTGGTGGAGCTGGGGTATCTCTCCAACCCCGGGGACGCCATGAAGCTGCGGGAGGACCCCAGGTCCTTTGCAAGGGGCATATATGTGGGGATGCTCAGCTATTTCGGGTTCGCGTAG
- a CDS encoding MGDG synthase family glycosyltransferase — translation MKIMLLTAATGGGHIRAANAIEQYIRENTRWEVENVDCLKAVGKLLDKTVCDSYLFMAKKAPMLFGRLYKRTNKENVISHLVPKLSGLFSNLLYPTIEGSRPDVIITTHPFATEMVAALKADGLVSAPLICIITDYGAHRAYIADEVDSYVVASDDMIPELMEFGVPKNKIHPFGIPVHGVFFDRQDQGMLLRQLGLDPELPTLLFMAGSFGVSNIIRLYRDLAATEVKMQIIVITGRNQKLYEAFEKEIGDKSPLPTRLFYFTDEVEKYMHAADLLVTKPGGLTVSEALACNLPMAVFDAIPGQEEDNANFLKTHDMCVRIEKDGNFAGEISRLLQEKKHLQAMRENCAGFDKSQSIPNMLELIRRLTPAGARS, via the coding sequence ATGAAGATAATGCTTCTCACCGCAGCCACCGGCGGCGGACATATCCGCGCGGCCAACGCCATCGAACAGTACATCCGAGAAAACACCCGCTGGGAGGTGGAGAACGTGGACTGCCTAAAGGCAGTTGGCAAGCTGCTGGACAAGACCGTATGCGACAGCTACCTCTTTATGGCGAAGAAGGCCCCAATGCTCTTTGGCCGGCTCTATAAGCGCACCAATAAGGAGAACGTCATCTCCCATCTGGTGCCAAAGCTCAGCGGCCTTTTCAGCAACCTTTTGTATCCCACCATAGAGGGCTCCCGCCCGGACGTGATAATCACCACACACCCCTTCGCCACGGAGATGGTGGCGGCCCTTAAAGCAGACGGCCTTGTGTCCGCGCCCCTTATCTGCATCATCACCGACTATGGAGCGCACCGGGCCTATATCGCCGATGAGGTGGACAGCTATGTGGTGGCCAGCGACGACATGATACCCGAGCTCATGGAGTTCGGCGTACCAAAAAATAAGATACACCCCTTCGGCATCCCGGTCCACGGGGTTTTTTTCGACCGCCAGGACCAGGGTATGCTCCTTCGGCAGCTGGGCCTGGACCCGGAGCTGCCCACCCTTCTGTTCATGGCCGGCAGCTTCGGCGTGTCCAACATCATCAGGCTCTACAGGGACCTTGCCGCGACCGAGGTGAAGATGCAGATAATTGTAATAACCGGCCGGAACCAGAAGCTCTATGAGGCCTTTGAAAAGGAGATAGGAGATAAGTCTCCCCTTCCCACCCGGCTCTTCTATTTCACCGACGAGGTGGAAAAGTATATGCACGCCGCCGACCTCTTAGTGACAAAGCCCGGCGGGCTCACCGTTTCAGAGGCCCTGGCCTGCAACCTGCCCATGGCCGTCTTCGACGCGATACCCGGCCAGGAGGAGGACAACGCCAATTTCCTGAAGACCCACGATATGTGTGTGCGCATTGAGAAGGACGGGAACTTTGCCGGAGAAATTTCCCGGCTTCTACAGGAGAAAAAGCACCTGCAGGCCATGCGTGAAAACTGCGCGGGCTTTGACAAGTCCCAGTCCATCCCCAATATGCTGGAGCTTATCCGCCGCCTGACCCCTGCGGGGGCAAGGTCATGA
- the spoIIP gene encoding stage II sporulation protein P: protein MQKLTGFIKKLAILISVCVCAWCAADSLGEWLTQKGGEALLLAAGMGVEREPSEVPEEGVSQPEYSSAVEREIHSDGTLPDDGVVPFHSDLLPGFTATPDPDRSSGPVEEILLDGGTPIANFFVRDSTESGTDLLAELSESPDVHIKGDGSVEVLIYHTHTSEAYSESAPGFYYTDMETRTQNQDMSVVAAGEELARELQARGIGVIHDKTVNDLAYNGSYSRSWEVIQKNLSEYPGIQVTIDLHRDSMTTEEGVKYKPTAQIGGRNAAQAMLLAGCDASGEWGDFPDWEWNLRLILRVQQKAQELYPGLMRPLNFSNSKYNMNATRGSMLIEVGTEVNTAAEARYTGRLLGEILAETLLGLE, encoded by the coding sequence TTGCAGAAACTGACAGGATTTATTAAGAAGCTGGCCATACTAATCAGCGTCTGTGTGTGCGCGTGGTGCGCGGCGGACAGCCTGGGTGAGTGGCTGACCCAGAAGGGCGGCGAGGCCCTTCTGCTTGCTGCGGGCATGGGGGTGGAGAGGGAACCCTCGGAGGTCCCGGAGGAGGGCGTCTCCCAGCCGGAGTACAGCAGTGCGGTGGAGCGGGAGATACACAGCGACGGAACGCTGCCCGACGACGGGGTAGTGCCCTTCCACAGCGACCTGCTGCCGGGCTTCACCGCCACCCCGGACCCGGACAGGAGCAGCGGGCCGGTGGAGGAGATACTCTTGGACGGGGGCACGCCCATAGCAAACTTCTTCGTGCGGGACAGCACAGAGTCCGGCACGGACCTGCTGGCAGAACTCTCAGAGAGCCCGGACGTGCACATAAAGGGGGACGGCAGCGTGGAGGTGCTCATATACCATACCCACACCAGCGAGGCCTATTCGGAGAGCGCCCCGGGCTTCTACTATACGGACATGGAGACCCGCACCCAGAACCAGGACATGAGCGTGGTGGCCGCCGGGGAGGAGCTGGCCCGGGAGCTTCAGGCCAGGGGTATAGGTGTGATCCACGATAAGACGGTGAACGACCTCGCCTATAACGGCTCCTACTCCCGGTCCTGGGAGGTGATACAGAAGAACCTCTCCGAATATCCGGGCATACAGGTGACCATAGACCTGCACAGGGACTCAATGACCACCGAGGAGGGAGTAAAGTATAAACCCACGGCCCAGATAGGCGGCAGGAATGCAGCCCAGGCCATGCTGCTGGCCGGCTGCGACGCCTCCGGGGAGTGGGGGGATTTCCCGGACTGGGAGTGGAACCTGCGGCTTATTTTAAGGGTACAGCAGAAGGCTCAAGAGCTCTATCCTGGGCTTATGCGCCCTTTGAACTTCTCAAACAGCAAGTACAATATGAACGCCACAAGGGGGTCCATGCTCATAGAGGTGGGCACCGAGGTGAACACCGCGGCAGAAGCGAGATATACCGGCCGGCTGTTGGGGGAAATATTGGCCGAGACTTTGCTGGGGCTGGAATAA
- a CDS encoding murein hydrolase activator EnvC family protein, whose translation MKIMRRRRLMCLLMAVVMLMAMPLEAMARTTAEVEAEQAQLEAERQELQARLEQLRADEAQKQEYQETLEKQIEVLENQIRTARNDIEELNASINELTMKLDASQEEISDTIDQFKERVSALYKAGTVSTLEVLLNSESLSDFTMRSEMLSTMSVRDQELINKISEYMDATKDEREECEAEKELVAELKKDMERKQSELDRLYEENAKAIEELQGKQNDTNHALEQNAEEIQKRDEEIQRLIEEEKKRQEEEERRRQEAAANGSYSEIGGGGETGNVGWVPDGTTNGVSGFNPTWPLPGVTYISDEFGGSRGHGGMDIAGAYGTAIVAAESGTVIRSHMADEWGWGWGYHVYIYHNDTYSTLYAHMSSTAVSTGEYVSKGQVIGYEGNTGDSTGPHLHFEVWQNGTRVNPRPFLFG comes from the coding sequence ATGAAGATAATGCGCAGAAGAAGGCTTATGTGTCTGCTGATGGCGGTAGTTATGCTTATGGCGATGCCCCTGGAGGCCATGGCCAGAACCACCGCCGAGGTAGAGGCGGAGCAGGCCCAGCTGGAGGCCGAAAGGCAGGAGCTGCAGGCGCGGCTGGAGCAGCTGCGCGCCGACGAGGCCCAGAAGCAGGAGTATCAGGAGACCCTTGAGAAGCAGATAGAGGTGCTGGAAAACCAGATACGCACGGCGAGAAACGATATCGAGGAGCTGAACGCCAGCATCAACGAGCTGACCATGAAGCTTGACGCCTCCCAGGAGGAGATTTCGGACACCATCGACCAGTTCAAGGAGCGGGTGTCGGCCCTTTACAAGGCCGGGACCGTCAGCACTCTGGAGGTGCTGCTGAACTCCGAGAGTCTCAGCGACTTCACCATGCGCTCTGAAATGCTCAGCACCATGAGCGTGCGGGACCAGGAGCTTATCAATAAGATAAGCGAATATATGGACGCCACCAAGGACGAGCGCGAGGAATGCGAGGCTGAGAAGGAGCTGGTGGCCGAGCTGAAGAAGGACATGGAGCGCAAGCAGAGTGAGCTGGACAGGCTCTATGAGGAGAACGCCAAGGCCATAGAGGAGCTGCAGGGCAAACAGAACGACACCAACCACGCCCTTGAGCAGAACGCCGAGGAGATACAGAAGCGGGACGAGGAGATACAGCGGCTGATAGAGGAGGAGAAAAAGCGCCAAGAGGAGGAGGAACGCCGGCGCCAGGAGGCTGCGGCCAACGGCAGCTACAGCGAGATAGGCGGCGGCGGTGAGACTGGGAACGTAGGCTGGGTGCCGGACGGCACCACCAACGGCGTGTCCGGGTTCAACCCCACCTGGCCCCTTCCGGGAGTCACATATATCTCCGACGAGTTCGGCGGGTCCAGGGGCCACGGCGGCATGGATATTGCCGGGGCCTATGGCACGGCAATAGTGGCGGCGGAGTCCGGCACGGTCATCAGGTCCCATATGGCGGACGAATGGGGCTGGGGCTGGGGATATCATGTGTATATCTACCATAACGATACTTACAGCACCCTTTACGCTCACATGAGCTCCACGGCGGTGTCCACCGGCGAGTACGTCAGCAAGGGACAAGTCATCGGCTATGAGGGTAACACGGGCGACTCCACCGGGCCGCACCTGCACTTTGAGGTCTGGCAGAATGGCACCAGAGTAAACCCGAGACCCTTCCTGTTTGGATGA
- a CDS encoding DNA alkylation repair protein, translating to MSFAPADYAALLSKLSELGDPKYKAFNESLIPGTSTAYGVRVPALRDMARSIVKSGPEEFLRVSRTASYEEIMLRGMVIAGMKLPLSERLPLIEGFLPLIDNWAVCDTFCSSLKLRSTAEKQLMWRLIEPLFSDPREFYARFALVMFLGHFVEPDYIGPGLNRIEALTQEQYYVRMAAAWAVSVCYVKFPAETLALLERQVLPKFTQNKSIQKIRESYRVSREDKDMLVQYKL from the coding sequence ATGAGCTTCGCCCCGGCGGACTACGCCGCCCTCCTGTCAAAGCTCTCGGAGCTCGGTGACCCCAAGTACAAGGCCTTTAACGAGAGCCTTATCCCCGGCACCTCCACCGCCTATGGCGTGCGGGTCCCGGCTCTCAGAGACATGGCCCGCTCCATTGTCAAGTCCGGCCCGGAGGAGTTCCTCCGGGTAAGCCGTACAGCCTCCTACGAGGAGATAATGCTCCGGGGAATGGTGATAGCGGGGATGAAGCTGCCCCTTTCAGAGCGCCTGCCCCTTATCGAGGGCTTTTTGCCGCTTATTGACAACTGGGCGGTCTGCGACACCTTCTGCTCCTCTTTGAAGCTGCGCTCCACCGCCGAAAAGCAGCTGATGTGGCGGCTTATAGAGCCGCTCTTTTCCGACCCTCGGGAGTTTTACGCCCGCTTTGCCCTGGTGATGTTTCTGGGGCATTTCGTGGAGCCGGACTACATCGGGCCAGGCCTTAACCGTATCGAGGCCCTGACCCAGGAGCAGTATTATGTCCGCATGGCCGCCGCCTGGGCGGTTTCCGTATGCTATGTGAAGTTCCCCGCGGAGACCCTGGCCCTTTTAGAGCGCCAAGTTCTCCCGAAGTTTACCCAGAACAAGTCTATTCAGAAAATCCGTGAGTCGTACCGTGTTTCCAGAGAAGATAAAGATATGTTAGTACAGTATAAGCTCTGA